One segment of Triticum aestivum cultivar Chinese Spring chromosome 2A, IWGSC CS RefSeq v2.1, whole genome shotgun sequence DNA contains the following:
- the LOC123184392 gene encoding defensin Tk-AMP-D1.1 yields MASSHKFFHAVLVLLLLVVAMEVAPAQSEEARVCETDSTRFKGICMVGTNCANICLTEGFTSGKCSGLKRKCICTKPC; encoded by the exons ATGGCGTCATCACACAAGTTCTTCCATGCCGTCCTCGTCCTCCTGCTGCTGGTTGTCGCCATGG AGGTGGCGCCGGCGCAGTCGGAGGAGGCGAGGGTGTGCGAGACGGATAGCACTCGGTTCAAGGGGATATGCATGGTTGGCACAAACTGCGCCAACATTTGCCTCACCGAGGGCTTCACCAGCGGCAAGTGCTCCGGCTTGAAGAGGAAGTGCATTTGCACCAAACCATGCTAG